The Brassica napus cultivar Da-Ae unplaced genomic scaffold, Da-Ae ScsIHWf_2155;HRSCAF=2808, whole genome shotgun sequence genome has a segment encoding these proteins:
- the LOC125600220 gene encoding photosystem II D2 protein produces the protein MNRRIAMTIALGKFTKDEKDLFDIMDDWLRRDRFVFVGWSGLLLFPCAYFALGGWFTGTTFVTSWYTHGLASSYLEGCNFLTAAVSTPANSLAHSLLLLWGPEAQGDFTRWCQLGGLWAFVALHGAFALIGFMLRQFELARSVQLRPYNAIAFSGPIAVFVSVFLIYPLGQSGWFFAPSFGVAAIFRFILFFQGFHNWTLNPFHMMGVAGVLGAALLCAIHGATVENTLFEDGDGANTFRAFNPTQAEETYSMVTANRFWSQIFGVAFSNKRWLHFFMLFVPVTGLWMSALGVVGLALNLRAYDFVSQEIRAAEDPEFETFYTKNILLNEGIRAWMAAQDQPHENLIFPEEVLPRGNAL, from the coding sequence ATGAATAGGAGGATCGCTATGACTATAGCCCTTGGTAAATTTaccaaagacgaaaaagatttatttgatattatggaTGACTGGTTACGGAGGGACCGCTTCGTTTTTGTAGGTTGGTCTGGTCTATTGCTCTTTCCTTGTGCCTATTTCGCTTTGGGGGGTTGGTTCACAGGTACAACCTTTGTAACTTCATGGTATACTCATGGATTGGCTAGTTCCTATTTAGAAGGTTGCAATTTTTTAACCGCTGCAGTTTCTACTCCTGCTAATAGTTTAGCGCATTCTTTGTTGTTACTGTGGGGTCCTGAAGCACAAGGAGATTTTACTCGTTGGTGTCAATTAGGCGGTCTGTGGGCTTTTGTTGCTCTCCACGGTGCTTTCGCATTAATAGGTTTTATGTTACGTCAATTTGAACTTGCTCGATCTGTTCAATTGCGACCTTATAATGCAATCGCATTCTCTGGTCCAATTGctgtttttgtttctgtctttctaatTTATCCACTAGGTCAATCTGGTTGGTTCTTTGCGCCTAGTTTTGGTGTAGCGGCTATATTTCGATTCATCCTCTTTTTCCAAGGGTTTCATAATTGGACATTGAACCCATTTCATATGATGGGAGTCGCTGGTGTACTGGGCGCGGCTCTGTTATGCGCTATTCATGGTGCTACTGTAGAAAATACTTTATTTGAAGATGGTGATGGTGCAAATACATTCCGTGCTTTTAACCCAACTCAAGCCGAAGAAACTTATTCAATGGTCACCGCTAACCGCTTTTGGTCACAAATCTTTGGGGTTGCTTTTTCCAATAAACGTTGGTTACATTTCTTTATGTTATTTGTACCAGTAACTGGTTTATGGATGAGTGCTCTTGGAGTAGTCGGTCTAGCTTTGAACCTACGTGCCTATGACTTCGTTTCCCAGGAAATCCGTGCAGCGGAAGATCCGGAATTTGAGACTTTCTAtactaaaaatattcttttaaacgAAGGTATTCGCGCTTGGATGGCGGCTCAAGATCAGCCTCATGAAAACCTTATATTCCCTGAGGAGGTTCTACCACGTGGAAACGCTCTTTAA